One Candidatus Obscuribacterales bacterium genomic window carries:
- a CDS encoding type II toxin-antitoxin system Phd/YefM family antitoxin codes for MQIINIHQAKTHLSRLIAQAVKGESFLIAKSGKPLVKISRVDEPPAKRRLGFLKGEIDVPKDFDHMGAKEIAQLFNGES; via the coding sequence ATGCAAATCATCAACATTCACCAAGCTAAGACTCACCTTTCTCGGCTCATTGCCCAAGCGGTCAAAGGGGAATCATTTCTGATCGCCAAATCCGGAAAACCACTCGTAAAAATTAGTCGCGTGGACGAACCTCCTGCAAAACGCCGCCTGGGTTTTCTAAAAGGCGAGATTGATGTGCCTAAAGATTTTGACCACATGGGCGCGAAGGAAATTGCACAACTGTTCAATGGTGAGTCGTGA
- a CDS encoding alpha/beta hydrolase — protein MLRPKILSVIAAVLMMFFSYVSPGVQAASPDTAIASGDYLMPPQRCANPEHPEKLGAKHVAIVFATDRELACDKKGKPTGFTAKRSKNGLHYGIVVLHLDKVKAVMSTEPKVCPHTRLMKSIVHRIDTPFQKNSHIESVELVPSQAALFERIPGVMKRYGYERLIVRVHGYNNDWLYSVRKSGEFAYWSNCMVINWAWPSDAKKRSYFAASVNAEWTLKNFEEFVDALAADSRFGGPNNIGLTGHSMGTRIIFWYEKLRYEKLSRTCPANGDLVSVQMMQDVQPLPEKDRFWFTQFASPDMDTETYCHDGTRVVACSGKEKVFNYISKYDHPLRWSKGINGYTRLGRAGVDLDWKVPPKVDGVTTIDFSVADHGPTGHAEPQWLESDMASFGKPRSPWKLRVKVPTNEHFQELYKEDCDE, from the coding sequence ATGCTCAGACCCAAAATTCTTAGCGTGATAGCCGCAGTTTTGATGATGTTTTTTAGTTATGTTTCGCCGGGTGTACAAGCGGCGTCACCAGATACGGCAATTGCCTCCGGTGACTACTTGATGCCCCCGCAACGATGCGCCAACCCTGAACATCCCGAGAAACTCGGCGCCAAACACGTGGCAATTGTTTTTGCCACTGACAGAGAGTTGGCTTGTGACAAGAAAGGCAAGCCGACAGGTTTCACAGCAAAGCGTAGCAAAAACGGACTTCATTACGGCATTGTCGTTTTGCACCTGGATAAGGTGAAAGCAGTGATGTCCACCGAGCCGAAAGTCTGCCCGCACACAAGACTGATGAAGTCCATCGTGCACAGAATTGATACACCGTTTCAGAAAAACTCGCACATCGAATCAGTCGAGCTGGTGCCATCGCAGGCTGCGCTTTTCGAGCGTATCCCCGGCGTGATGAAGCGCTATGGCTACGAACGCCTGATTGTCCGTGTGCACGGTTACAACAACGACTGGCTATATTCAGTACGCAAGTCCGGTGAATTTGCCTACTGGTCCAATTGCATGGTCATCAACTGGGCATGGCCGTCAGATGCGAAGAAGCGCAGCTATTTTGCTGCTTCAGTGAATGCTGAGTGGACTCTCAAGAATTTTGAAGAGTTCGTCGATGCATTGGCTGCTGATTCGCGATTTGGTGGTCCCAATAACATCGGACTGACAGGACACAGCATGGGCACGAGAATTATTTTCTGGTATGAAAAGCTGAGATACGAAAAACTCAGCCGCACGTGTCCGGCAAATGGTGATCTTGTGAGCGTGCAAATGATGCAAGATGTGCAGCCATTGCCGGAAAAAGATCGTTTCTGGTTCACGCAATTTGCCTCACCCGACATGGATACGGAAACGTATTGCCACGACGGTACAAGAGTAGTTGCTTGCTCAGGAAAGGAGAAGGTTTTCAACTACATCTCCAAATACGATCATCCGCTTCGCTGGTCGAAAGGAATTAACGGCTACACACGTCTTGGTAGAGCCGGCGTTGATCTTGATTGGAAAGTGCCGCCTAAAGTCGATGGTGTAACAACCATTGATTTCAGTGTCGCCGATCATGGTCCCACAGGTCATGCTGAGCCGCAATGGCTGGAATCCGATATGGCTAGCTTTGGCAAGCCGCGCAGTCCGTGGAAGCTTCGAGTGAAAGTGCCCACCAACGAGCACTTCCAAGAACTCTACAAAGAAGACTGCGACGAGTAG
- a CDS encoding NUDIX domain-containing protein, which yields MPVTATLIPHDDGLVLVKRKFEPFVGWWCLPGGFMESAEHPEESAIREVYEETGLTVEIDRLLGAYSPGRGINVLILFYLAKQNSGILQAGDDAEEVKTFQLKDLPEQIAFDLHRKMIGDFFNG from the coding sequence TTGCCGGTTACCGCAACACTAATCCCACACGATGATGGACTTGTATTAGTAAAACGCAAGTTTGAGCCATTTGTTGGTTGGTGGTGTTTGCCTGGTGGCTTCATGGAGTCTGCCGAACATCCAGAAGAATCCGCCATTCGCGAAGTCTATGAAGAGACAGGTCTAACCGTTGAAATAGACCGACTTCTTGGAGCCTATTCTCCTGGTCGTGGCATCAACGTACTTATTTTGTTCTACCTAGCAAAACAAAATAGCGGCATTCTTCAAGCAGGCGATGACGCTGAAGAAGTGAAGACCTTCCAGCTAAAAGATTTGCCTGAACAAATTGCATTTGATCTACACAGAAAAATGATCGGCGATTTCTTTAACGGCTGA
- a CDS encoding type II toxin-antitoxin system VapC family toxin, translated as MKLLLDTHLLLWASATPSKLSSNARKLIEDTNNELLFSTASIWEIVIKHGLGRKDFRVEPRVLRRGLLDNGYDELAITSLHAVTMDTLPPIHKDPFDRIIIAQAIAEGITLITTDSTMAKYPGPVRKV; from the coding sequence GTGAAATTACTACTGGACACTCATTTGCTGCTCTGGGCATCAGCTACCCCCAGCAAGCTGTCATCAAACGCACGAAAACTCATTGAAGATACAAACAACGAATTGCTATTCAGCACGGCCAGCATCTGGGAAATTGTAATCAAACACGGTCTTGGACGAAAAGATTTCCGTGTTGAACCACGCGTCTTAAGACGCGGATTACTAGACAACGGCTATGATGAGCTAGCCATCACCAGCCTACACGCGGTAACGATGGACACTCTGCCGCCAATTCATAAAGATCCATTCGACCGCATAATAATTGCCCAGGCGATTGCCGAAGGCATAACACTAATCACAACTGATTCAACTATGGCAAAATATCCAGGACCTGTGCGCAAAGTTTAA
- a CDS encoding glycine-rich domain-containing protein-like, which translates to MNAERWQQVLYWPLDDPTAERPFSVRLREANEWDEEYTAKAIAEYRKFMYLKTVTEQPLTPSVVVDSVWHMHLLYLRNYLAFCKNVIGQIVYHDPGKGGQEDSELFKEQYIETLMVYIDHFGQPPKEIWGSIPVQLDTGSAES; encoded by the coding sequence ATGAATGCTGAACGCTGGCAACAAGTGCTTTACTGGCCGCTCGATGATCCGACGGCAGAAAGACCCTTTTCAGTTCGCCTGCGTGAAGCGAATGAATGGGACGAAGAGTATACGGCGAAGGCTATCGCCGAGTATCGAAAGTTCATGTACCTGAAGACAGTTACAGAACAGCCCTTGACGCCTTCTGTCGTGGTGGACTCGGTCTGGCACATGCATCTTCTTTACTTGCGCAACTACTTGGCATTTTGCAAGAATGTGATTGGACAAATCGTCTATCACGATCCTGGTAAGGGCGGACAAGAAGACTCGGAGCTCTTCAAAGAACAGTACATCGAGACGCTTATGGTGTACATCGATCACTTTGGACAACCACCCAAAGAAATTTGGGGAAGCATTCCGGTACAACTAGATACCGGTTCTGCAGAAAGTTAG
- the rfaE2 gene encoding D-glycero-beta-D-manno-heptose 1-phosphate adenylyltransferase, which produces MNSVIEKSNLKALAERLRSEGKTIVCTNGCFDLLHVGHVRYLKAAHELGDILIVGLNSDASVSKLKGPERPINSQDDRAEILASLDCVDYVSIFDENTADEFLKLIKPDIYVKGGDYAPRDLPEAPTVEALGGQVRILQHVPGKSTTNTIEKMKK; this is translated from the coding sequence ATGAACTCCGTCATAGAAAAGTCAAACCTAAAAGCCCTCGCCGAGAGACTTCGCAGCGAAGGAAAAACAATCGTCTGTACTAACGGATGCTTTGATTTGCTACATGTCGGACACGTGCGTTACTTAAAAGCAGCACATGAACTTGGTGACATTCTTATCGTTGGATTGAACAGCGACGCATCAGTAAGCAAACTAAAAGGACCTGAGCGCCCAATAAACTCACAAGATGATCGCGCCGAAATTCTGGCGAGTCTGGATTGCGTCGACTACGTCTCCATCTTCGACGAGAACACCGCCGATGAATTTCTGAAGCTCATTAAGCCGGACATCTATGTCAAAGGCGGCGACTACGCCCCCAGAGACCTCCCGGAAGCGCCCACAGTCGAAGCCTTAGGTGGACAAGTGCGCATCCTCCAACACGTGCCGGGCAAAAGTACAACAAACACCATTGAGAAAATGAAGAAATAA
- a CDS encoding class I fructose-bisphosphate aldolase — protein sequence MAVMTKTNNAKIDVEKILGSTKSAYLMDHKCKTISKDLLHLPGPDFTDRVFVNTDRSPQVLRSIQALFNHGRLAGSGYLSILPVDQGIEHSGGASFAKNPIYFDGENIVKLAIEGGCNAVASTYGVLGSVARKYAHKIPFIVKINHNEFLSYPNKFDQIMFGNVREAWEMGAVAVGATIYFGSEESTRQIQEVARAFREAHELGMATILWCYLRNSAFKVGDTDYHVSADLTGQANHLGVTIEADIIKQKLPENNGGYNALKFGKTDSRVYSELTTDHPIDLTRYQVANCYMGRAGLINSGGASGQNDLEDAVATAIINKRAGGTGLISGRKAFQKPMKDGIQLLNAIQDVYLSDDITIA from the coding sequence ATGGCAGTTATGACAAAAACAAACAACGCCAAGATTGACGTTGAAAAAATTCTAGGTTCAACAAAATCAGCTTATCTGATGGACCACAAATGCAAAACCATCTCCAAAGATCTCTTGCATTTGCCGGGCCCTGATTTTACCGATCGTGTATTTGTAAACACCGATCGCTCACCGCAAGTTTTGCGCAGCATCCAGGCTTTGTTCAACCATGGTCGTTTGGCCGGTTCCGGCTATCTATCTATTCTGCCGGTTGACCAAGGAATTGAGCACTCAGGTGGAGCATCTTTTGCCAAAAACCCAATATACTTTGACGGTGAAAACATCGTGAAGCTTGCTATCGAAGGCGGCTGCAACGCTGTTGCTTCAACTTACGGTGTTCTTGGGTCAGTTGCTCGCAAATACGCGCACAAAATTCCATTCATCGTAAAAATCAATCACAACGAATTCCTCTCCTACCCCAACAAATTCGACCAAATCATGTTCGGCAATGTGCGTGAAGCATGGGAAATGGGAGCCGTCGCGGTAGGCGCAACCATCTACTTCGGTTCAGAAGAATCAACAAGACAGATTCAAGAAGTGGCTCGCGCCTTCCGTGAAGCACACGAACTCGGCATGGCTACAATTCTCTGGTGCTACTTGCGTAACTCCGCTTTCAAAGTCGGCGATACCGACTACCATGTCTCGGCTGACTTAACCGGTCAAGCCAACCACTTGGGCGTCACCATCGAAGCCGACATCATCAAGCAGAAGTTGCCGGAAAACAATGGCGGCTACAACGCCTTGAAATTCGGTAAGACCGATTCACGCGTCTACTCCGAATTGACCACCGACCACCCAATCGATTTGACTCGCTATCAGGTAGCTAACTGCTACATGGGACGCGCAGGGCTGATCAACTCCGGTGGCGCCTCCGGTCAAAACGACTTGGAAGATGCAGTTGCCACGGCAATCATCAACAAGCGCGCCGGCGGAACAGGACTCATCTCCGGTCGCAAAGCCTTCCAAAAACCAATGAAGGATGGCATTCAGTTGCTCAACGCGATTCAGGATGTCTATTTGTCCGACGATATAACGATTGCCTAG
- the lysC gene encoding lysine-sensitive aspartokinase 3, which yields MIVMKFGGTSVGSAERMQEVVQLVKQAATKSCPVVVLSAMSGVTNALIAGAEAAAAGNFNDALRQVDLIRAKHVEAINAISGGADLLSEVEERLSELVVTYKGIAAVGELSKRSLDAVSGMGELLSSAIVARIANGQGLRSQWLDARKFMVTDDSFGRANPVWGELVPATREALVPLLEQGTVVFTQGFIGSTKNGVSTTLGRGGSDYSASIMGVAIDADEIQIWTDVDGMMTADPRVVKDARVISEVSFQEASELAYFGAKVLHPLTIKPAVEKKIPVRILNTFRPNEPGTLIKDTVVSDDIIRAVSSKKGITAIFISTPKMLMSYGFLAKVFAIFDRYQTSIDTIATSEISVALTIDQTESLKEIVRDLSEYGEVRVVHDVAIVSVVGRQYREKSGIAGRVFAALKDVNIVMISGGASDINLSFVVEGANADDAVRMLHAEFLSTVAVVKSISNQAVSR from the coding sequence ATGATTGTAATGAAGTTTGGTGGTACCTCGGTTGGCAGTGCTGAGCGCATGCAGGAAGTTGTGCAGCTCGTAAAACAGGCGGCGACAAAGTCATGCCCCGTAGTTGTGCTGTCCGCAATGTCTGGTGTGACCAATGCATTGATTGCCGGAGCTGAGGCTGCGGCTGCTGGAAATTTCAATGATGCGCTTCGCCAAGTTGATTTGATTCGGGCGAAGCACGTTGAAGCTATAAATGCGATTTCGGGTGGTGCGGATCTCCTGTCCGAAGTCGAGGAAAGACTTTCTGAACTAGTCGTTACCTATAAAGGCATTGCTGCTGTTGGTGAACTGAGTAAGCGCTCTCTTGATGCAGTCTCTGGAATGGGTGAGCTTCTTTCATCAGCAATTGTCGCTCGAATTGCTAATGGACAAGGATTGCGTAGCCAGTGGCTCGATGCACGCAAATTCATGGTTACTGATGATTCATTCGGGCGTGCCAACCCTGTTTGGGGAGAATTGGTGCCGGCGACTCGTGAAGCTCTAGTGCCGCTTTTGGAACAAGGTACGGTTGTCTTCACGCAAGGTTTCATTGGCTCGACTAAAAATGGAGTCTCCACAACATTAGGTCGTGGCGGCTCTGATTACTCAGCTTCTATCATGGGCGTTGCTATTGATGCTGACGAAATACAAATTTGGACTGACGTGGATGGCATGATGACGGCTGATCCGCGTGTGGTGAAAGATGCGCGTGTGATATCGGAAGTCTCGTTCCAAGAAGCTTCTGAGCTTGCGTATTTCGGGGCGAAGGTTTTGCATCCGCTGACGATCAAGCCTGCCGTGGAAAAGAAAATTCCAGTGCGAATTCTCAATACGTTTCGTCCTAATGAGCCAGGGACACTTATCAAAGATACTGTTGTGTCTGACGACATAATTCGTGCGGTATCTTCAAAGAAAGGCATTACGGCTATCTTCATCAGCACGCCTAAGATGTTGATGAGTTATGGTTTCTTGGCAAAAGTGTTTGCCATTTTTGATAGATATCAAACATCAATTGACACAATTGCTACATCGGAAATTTCTGTTGCTCTGACTATTGATCAAACAGAAAGTCTTAAAGAAATAGTGCGCGACTTGTCAGAGTACGGTGAAGTGCGTGTTGTTCATGACGTGGCCATTGTCTCTGTTGTCGGACGTCAATACAGAGAAAAATCAGGCATCGCCGGACGTGTCTTTGCCGCATTAAAAGACGTGAACATCGTTATGATCTCTGGCGGGGCTTCCGATATCAATTTGAGCTTCGTTGTCGAAGGAGCAAATGCAGACGATGCGGTGCGCATGCTTCATGCTGAATTTCTATCAACTGTTGCTGTTGTGAAATCTATTTCAAATCAGGCTGTCAGCCGTTAA
- the mce gene encoding methylmalonyl-CoA epimerase: MSSAESGKRLDHIAIAVNNLEEALKFWQEQYGLANLGVEVVEEQGVRVAKLDVGNTHIELLEPLSPDTPVGKFLAQKGPGLHHICIGVDDIKSDLANLSSQGTKLIDSQPRIGAGGAKIAFVHPKATGGVLLELSQPQNTD; the protein is encoded by the coding sequence ATGAGTTCCGCTGAGTCAGGCAAACGGCTTGATCACATAGCGATAGCCGTCAATAACCTTGAGGAAGCACTTAAGTTCTGGCAAGAGCAATATGGACTTGCCAACTTAGGCGTGGAAGTCGTCGAAGAACAAGGCGTCAGAGTCGCCAAGCTCGATGTTGGCAACACGCACATCGAACTTCTTGAACCGTTGTCCCCGGATACTCCCGTCGGAAAATTCCTGGCTCAAAAAGGTCCCGGACTTCATCACATCTGTATTGGCGTCGACGATATCAAGTCCGACCTTGCCAATTTGTCCAGCCAAGGCACCAAGCTAATTGACAGCCAGCCAAGAATAGGAGCCGGTGGGGCAAAGATTGCCTTTGTTCACCCAAAAGCAACCGGCGGCGTGCTTCTTGAATTGTCCCAGCCGCAAAATACTGATTAG
- a CDS encoding M48 family metalloprotease, whose translation MFAINAFILALIACALGVLFTSREKGLGRLRDVIDILPLVKPHGLKRIITPSDPRFPRVQGGLLVSTLKTLGGMLLRGVTILLVAKHFGWQDQVLNETAIVMMVMTFMGYWHSANTALFMVRARKANPADPREAKLIEVYNEVLRDARKLERKELIKKYQADPKKAKQLQHLLSLGDDVPLESPWLLRRLRNVRDGINFVFDKLMPKMPEFQRRAFARFVIAIAGLNRLAEDPELFFFDGDSNAFASGPLPFMSVIAVSSDILQQWLPSDPDVVEHLKEFPEQRITRRGMKGVLAHERGHVARLDIMVNALMNLETVVLSMIVDTPVRLVTGFIRTKWVETLLNKLRLPDAAKALGLDWIMRVVGQVIQMGISQVQKIIPAFVTRSRESGADAYAAMVTDRPLDLAYSLKALRPFVMWRRESKDALRRSFLGAKFAKTYEEHRMESAMMALRPIMFIDSLYDALPAQKEEPAPQPKTGNPILDLIIRLVAAVKAGVARIRRAWDSLFYTHPSIETRIWKNCEYEFGKAGFCPVFTEPNPDQEF comes from the coding sequence ATGTTTGCAATTAATGCGTTTATCCTGGCGCTCATTGCATGCGCGCTAGGTGTTTTGTTTACCTCGCGGGAAAAAGGCTTAGGCCGCCTGCGAGATGTGATCGACATTTTGCCGCTGGTTAAACCCCACGGTCTCAAGAGAATCATCACGCCGTCCGACCCACGTTTTCCGCGTGTTCAGGGTGGCTTGCTGGTCAGCACTTTGAAGACTCTTGGTGGAATGTTGCTCCGTGGAGTGACCATTCTTTTGGTTGCGAAGCATTTCGGTTGGCAGGATCAAGTGCTGAACGAAACAGCAATCGTCATGATGGTCATGACTTTCATGGGTTACTGGCACAGCGCTAACACAGCGTTGTTCATGGTGAGAGCGAGAAAGGCCAACCCGGCTGATCCTCGTGAAGCCAAACTCATCGAAGTGTACAACGAAGTCCTGCGCGATGCTCGCAAGCTAGAGCGCAAGGAATTGATCAAGAAGTATCAAGCCGATCCGAAAAAGGCTAAGCAGTTGCAGCATCTGCTGTCGCTTGGTGATGATGTTCCGTTGGAATCGCCGTGGCTCTTGAGGAGACTGCGTAACGTTCGCGATGGTATCAATTTCGTTTTCGACAAGCTGATGCCTAAGATGCCTGAGTTTCAGCGCAGAGCGTTCGCTAGATTCGTCATCGCCATCGCCGGCTTGAATCGTCTGGCCGAAGATCCTGAGTTGTTCTTCTTCGACGGCGACTCCAACGCTTTCGCGTCGGGTCCGCTGCCGTTCATGAGCGTCATCGCTGTTTCCAGCGACATTCTGCAGCAGTGGTTGCCGTCTGATCCTGATGTAGTTGAGCACTTGAAGGAGTTTCCTGAACAGCGCATCACTCGTCGTGGTATGAAAGGCGTGCTTGCGCACGAACGTGGTCACGTTGCTCGCTTGGACATTATGGTCAACGCGCTGATGAACCTTGAGACGGTTGTTCTCTCAATGATCGTCGACACACCGGTTCGCCTGGTAACAGGTTTCATCAGAACCAAGTGGGTCGAAACACTGCTCAACAAATTGAGATTGCCGGATGCTGCAAAAGCGTTGGGTCTTGATTGGATTATGCGTGTTGTCGGTCAGGTGATTCAGATGGGCATTTCGCAAGTGCAGAAGATCATCCCGGCTTTCGTAACACGTAGCCGTGAGTCTGGTGCTGATGCATACGCAGCCATGGTAACGGACAGACCGCTTGATCTGGCGTACAGCCTGAAGGCGTTGAGACCGTTCGTCATGTGGCGTCGTGAATCGAAAGACGCGCTTCGTCGCTCTTTCTTGGGTGCTAAGTTCGCCAAGACCTACGAAGAACATCGTATGGAATCGGCGATGATGGCTTTGCGTCCAATCATGTTCATCGACTCCCTCTACGATGCCCTTCCGGCACAGAAAGAGGAACCAGCGCCACAGCCTAAAACCGGCAATCCCATTCTTGATTTGATCATCAGATTGGTGGCAGCCGTTAAGGCCGGTGTTGCTCGCATCAGACGTGCTTGGGATAGTCTCTTCTACACCCACCCGTCGATTGAGACGAGAATTTGGAAAAACTGCGAATACGAGTTTGGCAAGGCTGGCTTCTGCCCTGTCTTCACCGAACCGAATCCGGATCAGGAGTTCTAG
- a CDS encoding S41 family peptidase, with translation MIKTKLPRLVSMTMAFVMMLLTACVSPSLAGSLAPSDLSCPAKTLPNFDDVQAPSGNTIWLPKYNMTERGKAAEKSATLIQKIKRLFAHQQKSATKNAGGRGVEYKLIDWEGHKYAWVRINDLEYRDVDYDFERAVNDMDRQGAEGFAIDIRNIRYANDFDKSIYCSHVLLPDGTLSDVNARVDRDDIAQNFKLFGNGMAVTTYNYQTKERNTEYYRRGREEGRKKPMMFLADRYTTQGAEIFLAAVRENKRGKIVGERTYGDGRTAYYVRKKDDRGDRIVRADAAEFYNPAGKCIGSDYRRCSNGIDPDFPVQGTNNTSEFGDTERDPALREALTRLKEQSTRGK, from the coding sequence ATGATAAAAACCAAACTGCCCAGACTCGTGTCGATGACGATGGCATTTGTAATGATGCTGCTCACGGCATGTGTCTCACCTTCGCTTGCGGGTTCGCTCGCACCGTCGGATTTATCGTGTCCGGCAAAAACACTTCCGAACTTCGATGATGTGCAAGCTCCGTCGGGCAATACGATATGGTTGCCTAAATACAACATGACCGAAAGAGGCAAGGCCGCCGAGAAGTCAGCGACGTTGATTCAGAAAATCAAACGCCTGTTTGCTCACCAGCAAAAGTCGGCTACAAAAAATGCCGGCGGACGTGGCGTTGAGTACAAGCTAATCGATTGGGAAGGACACAAGTATGCTTGGGTCCGTATTAACGACCTCGAGTATCGTGATGTCGATTATGACTTTGAGCGCGCTGTTAACGATATGGATCGTCAAGGCGCGGAAGGCTTCGCAATCGATATTCGCAACATCCGCTATGCCAACGACTTCGACAAGTCCATATATTGCTCGCATGTGCTTCTGCCCGATGGCACCTTGTCCGACGTGAACGCACGTGTTGACAGAGACGACATAGCGCAGAACTTCAAGCTATTCGGCAATGGCATGGCTGTAACGACTTACAACTATCAAACCAAAGAGCGTAATACCGAGTATTACCGCCGAGGCAGAGAAGAAGGTCGTAAGAAGCCGATGATGTTCCTCGCCGATCGCTATACGACGCAAGGCGCCGAAATCTTTTTGGCTGCGGTGCGTGAAAACAAGCGTGGCAAGATTGTCGGCGAGCGCACTTATGGTGACGGACGTACCGCCTACTACGTGCGCAAGAAAGACGATCGCGGTGATCGCATTGTACGAGCCGACGCTGCGGAATTTTATAATCCTGCCGGCAAATGTATCGGCAGCGATTACAGGCGTTGCAGCAATGGCATTGACCCGGACTTCCCGGTGCAAGGCACTAATAACACCAGCGAATTCGGCGACACGGAGCGCGATCCCGCTCTTCGTGAAGCGCTCACTCGTCTGAAGGAGCAATCGACTAGAGGGAAGTAG
- a CDS encoding tetratricopeptide repeat protein: MSRKNLMGYLGIAGIAGVMASQAVFAQGAILPIKKISVDNAQQLVVEFAPGAFPTVPKLLDLPGPNHRIVMDFVDATLDKNSLPAVEELGGQLHQAIPYVKSVRYGDLTKSAKPTARVVIDLPEALTVKPRVVKVEEGSITINFGANGKEVSAAETTETIAAAPTTETKPAETTPATTEPAATPAAETAAAPASAEAAKPAEMPVVSEPVPTPAATPAPTPAPTPAPTAGWEAPATNAQPVASSEPGLRGLDNAPATPATTNEVPADNSAPLKPEMGAAPATSETTTASAESTSTPTESKAARAEAVKRYNAAVQLHLTGKLTEAVAEYQAALQADPNLSEAHSNLGLIHNQQHNYAQALSEFRKALAINPKDAITYNGIGAALRAERDLPGAIKNWLTAVSLDPHLATAYYNLGTAYEIQKVYDKAVDAYKDAVKNDYRLGEAYYRMGLIMERKHRLDDAAQQFSQALKVSSNAEYAEDARQRLSFLTGSNKKATAAKKDAGTQ; encoded by the coding sequence ATGAGTCGCAAAAATCTGATGGGGTATCTTGGGATAGCCGGGATCGCCGGAGTGATGGCGTCACAAGCCGTCTTTGCCCAAGGCGCCATTTTGCCAATCAAAAAGATATCGGTCGACAACGCGCAACAACTAGTTGTGGAGTTTGCTCCAGGTGCATTCCCGACAGTCCCGAAGCTTCTTGATCTTCCGGGACCAAACCACCGTATCGTCATGGACTTTGTCGACGCTACTCTCGACAAAAATTCTCTTCCTGCTGTTGAAGAACTCGGCGGACAATTGCATCAAGCAATTCCTTACGTCAAGTCGGTTCGCTACGGCGACCTCACTAAGTCTGCCAAACCGACAGCTCGTGTCGTAATCGATTTGCCGGAAGCTTTGACAGTGAAGCCGCGTGTCGTCAAAGTTGAAGAAGGTTCAATCACCATCAATTTCGGTGCCAACGGCAAAGAAGTTTCTGCTGCTGAAACAACAGAAACAATTGCTGCTGCTCCAACAACGGAAACAAAGCCTGCTGAAACAACGCCGGCAACAACTGAGCCGGCAGCAACTCCAGCTGCTGAAACCGCTGCAGCACCTGCATCAGCCGAAGCAGCCAAACCGGCTGAAATGCCAGTGGTATCAGAGCCGGTACCAACACCGGCAGCAACTCCAGCTCCAACTCCAGCTCCAACTCCAGCTCCAACAGCTGGTTGGGAAGCTCCAGCAACCAATGCACAACCGGTTGCTTCCTCTGAGCCAGGTCTGCGTGGTCTCGATAACGCTCCAGCAACTCCGGCAACAACAAATGAAGTTCCAGCAGATAATTCTGCTCCGTTGAAGCCTGAAATGGGAGCTGCTCCAGCTACAAGCGAAACAACAACAGCTTCTGCTGAATCAACTTCTACTCCGACAGAAAGTAAAGCCGCTAGAGCTGAAGCAGTTAAGCGCTATAACGCAGCTGTTCAATTGCACCTCACCGGTAAGTTGACCGAAGCGGTTGCTGAATACCAGGCTGCCTTGCAAGCTGATCCGAATTTGTCTGAAGCGCACAGCAACTTGGGATTGATTCACAATCAACAGCACAACTATGCGCAAGCTCTTTCCGAGTTTCGCAAAGCGTTGGCGATTAACCCGAAAGATGCGATCACATACAACGGTATCGGCGCTGCACTGCGTGCTGAGCGTGATCTTCCAGGCGCAATCAAGAATTGGTTAACAGCGGTATCACTCGATCCGCATTTGGCTACTGCCTACTACAACTTGGGCACAGCCTACGAAATCCAAAAGGTATACGACAAAGCAGTTGACGCTTACAAAGACGCAGTCAAAAATGACTATCGTCTTGGCGAAGCCTACTACCGCATGGGACTCATCATGGAGCGTAAGCACCGTCTAGATGATGCAGCTCAGCAGTTCAGCCAGGCTTTGAAGGTATCTTCGAATGCTGAATACGCAGAAGACGCACGTCAACGCTTGAGCTTCCTCACAGGTAGCAACAAGAAAGCGACAGCGGCTAAGAAGGATGCTGGTACTCAGTAA